One Deinococcus grandis DNA window includes the following coding sequences:
- a CDS encoding histidine phosphatase family protein → MKLLLIRHAQSQNNVIEDRPDYAQVRQPDPPLTAHGHACARQFAQDADLSGITRLYTSLMLRAVQTAAPIAARLNLPAHGIERAYEYGGLTTGPAGGFTPVTGGDHASLRAHCPALIWPAHLTGHPWDGGAEAWEEPLFHARATHVLNDLRTQHPGQDRVALITHHDFAGALIRAALGWPVTDTQPAFHLAHLGTAQLDLPADSRVGGLEWLNR, encoded by the coding sequence GTGAAGCTCCTGCTGATCCGTCACGCGCAGTCGCAGAACAACGTGATCGAGGACCGACCGGACTACGCGCAGGTGCGGCAGCCCGACCCACCCCTGACCGCGCACGGGCACGCCTGCGCCCGGCAGTTCGCTCAGGACGCCGACCTGAGCGGCATAACGCGTCTGTACACCAGCCTGATGCTCCGCGCCGTGCAGACCGCCGCGCCCATCGCCGCCCGCCTGAATCTCCCCGCGCACGGCATCGAACGGGCCTACGAGTACGGCGGCCTGACCACCGGTCCCGCCGGAGGCTTCACTCCCGTCACGGGCGGCGACCACGCCAGCCTCCGCGCGCACTGCCCCGCGCTGATCTGGCCCGCGCACCTGACCGGGCACCCCTGGGACGGCGGCGCGGAAGCCTGGGAGGAACCCCTCTTCCACGCCCGCGCCACGCACGTCCTGAACGACCTTCGCACCCAGCACCCCGGCCAGGACAGGGTGGCGCTGATCACGCACCACGACTTCGCCGGGGCGCTCATCCGCGCCGCGCTCGGCTGGCCCGTCACGGACACGCAGCCGGCCTTCCACCTCGCCCACCTGGGCACCGCCCAACTCGACCTGCCCGCAGACAGCCGTGTGGGCGGGCTGGAATGGCTGAACCGGTGA
- the sdaAA gene encoding L-serine ammonia-lyase, iron-sulfur-dependent, subunit alpha, whose translation MTTLDDILNAPHPASEWILAQDCAETGLHPDDIRAEMLRRIREMRASIERGLSSDAKSITGMVGWNAKGLWDAPDVLGAPLLRRVQAYAMAVNEENARMGRIVAAPTAGSAGTIPGALIGVADHLGIPDERLVNPMILAAGIGKAISKRMFISGAAGGCQAEIGSSAAMAAAAIVEMMGGTPRAAVHAASMALMNTIGLVCDPVGGYVEVPCVSRNAFYAVHAVSAAQLALAQLESFIPPDEVLGAMASVGRMMPAALRETADGGLAQTPTGLAVTARMEGRKDSEGPGGMIELPLA comes from the coding sequence ATGACCACCCTCGACGACATCCTGAACGCCCCCCACCCCGCCTCCGAATGGATTCTCGCGCAGGACTGCGCCGAGACCGGCCTTCACCCCGACGACATCCGCGCCGAGATGCTGCGCCGCATCCGCGAGATGCGCGCCAGCATCGAACGCGGCCTGAGCAGCGACGCGAAAAGCATCACCGGGATGGTCGGCTGGAACGCCAAGGGCCTCTGGGACGCCCCGGACGTGCTGGGCGCGCCCCTGCTGAGGCGCGTGCAGGCGTACGCGATGGCCGTGAACGAGGAGAACGCCCGCATGGGCCGCATCGTCGCCGCGCCCACCGCGGGCAGCGCGGGCACCATCCCCGGCGCGCTGATCGGCGTGGCCGACCACCTCGGCATTCCCGACGAGCGGCTGGTCAACCCCATGATCCTCGCCGCCGGGATCGGCAAGGCCATCAGCAAGCGTATGTTCATCAGCGGCGCGGCCGGAGGCTGTCAGGCCGAGATCGGCAGCAGCGCCGCCATGGCCGCCGCCGCCATCGTCGAAATGATGGGCGGCACCCCCCGCGCCGCCGTGCACGCCGCCAGCATGGCCCTGATGAACACCATCGGCCTCGTGTGCGACCCGGTCGGCGGGTACGTGGAGGTCCCCTGCGTCAGCCGCAACGCCTTCTACGCGGTGCACGCCGTCAGCGCCGCGCAACTCGCGCTGGCGCAACTGGAATCCTTCATCCCGCCCGACGAGGTGCTGGGCGCGATGGCCAGTGTGGGCCGCATGATGCCCGCCGCGCTGCGCGAAACCGCCGACGGTGGCCTCGCCCAGACGCCCACCGGACTGGCCGTCACCGCCCGCATGGAAGGCAGGAAGGACAGCGAGGGACCGGGCGGCATGATCGAACTGCCACTGGCGTAA